A region of Pyxidicoccus parkwaysis DNA encodes the following proteins:
- a CDS encoding ArsR/SmtB family transcription factor, translated as MLSAFDVVAEPNRRRILDLLREKRRPVGELVERLGLTQPTVSKHLRVLKDARLVDVEQDAQRRLYRLRPEPLAELDAWLQPYRALWSQRLDALERHLDSMPDEPAPARGSTRSRRRR; from the coding sequence ATGTTGAGCGCGTTCGACGTCGTGGCGGAGCCCAACCGCCGCCGCATCCTCGACCTCTTGCGGGAGAAGCGCCGGCCCGTGGGTGAATTGGTGGAGCGGCTCGGCCTGACACAGCCCACCGTGTCGAAGCACCTGCGCGTGCTGAAGGACGCGCGGCTGGTGGACGTGGAGCAGGACGCACAGCGCCGGCTGTACCGCCTGCGTCCAGAGCCGCTCGCCGAGCTGGACGCGTGGCTTCAGCCGTACCGCGCGCTCTGGTCGCAACGGCTCGATGCGCTGGAGCGGCACCTGGACTCCATGCCCGACGAACCCGCCCCCGCCCGGGGCTCCACCCGCAGCAGGAGAAGACGATGA
- a CDS encoding SRPBCC domain-containing protein — protein sequence MRHGTLTKKGDHVALRFERRLAHPPQKVWRALTENAELAHWFPARIDGPREAGAALSFVFPGENAAPMSGKLTVFDPPKVLEYMWEGERLRWELKPEGTGCLLVFTTIPSDRAQVTRDAQGWHFCIDNLEARLDGRPAAKHDKELFARLNAEYTARFGLGGFPAFLRSGANRVAASSLDIPGLEASVFDGVDGTQVVLCHATQDANTGERLQDFDEYLVVLEGSYVLSLNGNEMPLAAGSEFIVPKGARASGRYTAGTRTIHAFGGRGLKRAEAK from the coding sequence ATGAGGCACGGAACGCTGACGAAGAAGGGCGACCACGTCGCGCTGCGCTTCGAGCGGCGGCTCGCCCACCCGCCCCAGAAGGTCTGGCGCGCGCTCACGGAGAACGCGGAGCTGGCGCACTGGTTCCCCGCGCGCATCGACGGTCCACGCGAGGCCGGCGCGGCGCTGAGCTTCGTCTTCCCGGGAGAGAACGCCGCGCCGATGTCCGGGAAGCTCACCGTGTTCGACCCGCCGAAGGTGCTCGAGTACATGTGGGAGGGAGAGCGGCTGCGCTGGGAGCTGAAGCCGGAGGGCACCGGCTGCCTGCTCGTCTTCACCACCATCCCTTCGGACCGGGCGCAGGTGACTCGCGACGCGCAGGGCTGGCACTTCTGCATCGACAACCTGGAGGCCCGGCTCGACGGCCGGCCCGCGGCAAAGCACGACAAGGAGCTCTTCGCCCGGCTCAACGCCGAGTACACCGCCCGCTTCGGCCTGGGTGGCTTCCCCGCCTTCCTTCGGTCGGGGGCGAACCGCGTCGCGGCCAGCTCGCTCGACATCCCCGGCCTGGAGGCTTCTGTCTTCGACGGCGTAGACGGCACCCAGGTCGTCCTCTGTCATGCGACGCAGGATGCGAATACGGGCGAGCGCCTCCAGGACTTCGACGAGTACCTCGTGGTCCTCGAAGGCAGCTACGTGCTGAGCCTCAATGGGAATGAAATGCCGCTCGCCGCCGGGAGTGAGTTCATCGTCCCGAAGGGGGCGCGGGCCTCGGGACGGTACACGGCCGGCACGCGGACGATTCATGCCTTCGGAGGCCGGGGCCTGAAGCGGGCCGAGGCGAAGTAG
- a CDS encoding cyclic nucleotide-binding domain-containing protein has translation MPRIASTEVIVPKSLSLEARARLTDALYAVHQQIFDGVERESFAKYVVESKAEHTWVQVHKNEAGDIVGYFAMHVFEKPLNGVTSAVFRAEAGSLRAYRGANTNTRFGLSLVLKYMLRHPGRPTYYMGSLVHPSSYALLAKYCDEVWPRRDQPVPPELLSFMDGLATEFGLEKVDAANPLLRQVGWRTRESEVEQDYWRQCDKPSARFFMEANPGYVDGHGLVTLVPATAGNILSVLRVLGGRSLRKPMDALRALARRLPGGAKLRRSEVVRQLKASPLFARFGTQALESLAASAQVLELPAGRYVFRKGDASDELYLLARGAAYVLAEGGEDVVVNQLGSGTVFGEIAMLGGERRSASVRTAAASTLVRIPRAALAPLLESDAGLRQSVWGTFAERRFDDLVRGMDRYAHLGRKARLTWLQRGEQAELAPRQERLLEPGSYLLVLAGAVELTHAAPRMMARGTMLLEVERPLRVVAQERTQLVVLPRLASPELLRAVETSAPQALPMPIAAVELPRAAA, from the coding sequence ATGCCCCGTATCGCGAGCACCGAAGTCATCGTCCCCAAGTCCCTGTCGCTGGAGGCTCGGGCGCGCCTGACGGACGCGCTGTACGCGGTCCACCAGCAGATTTTCGACGGCGTGGAGCGGGAGTCGTTCGCGAAGTACGTGGTGGAGTCCAAGGCGGAGCACACCTGGGTTCAGGTGCACAAGAACGAGGCGGGCGACATCGTGGGCTACTTCGCGATGCACGTCTTCGAGAAGCCGCTCAATGGCGTGACGTCGGCGGTGTTCCGCGCCGAGGCCGGCTCGCTGCGCGCGTACCGGGGGGCCAATACCAACACGCGCTTCGGCCTGTCGCTGGTGCTCAAGTACATGCTGCGCCACCCGGGCCGGCCCACGTACTACATGGGCTCGCTGGTGCACCCGTCGAGCTACGCGCTGCTGGCGAAGTACTGCGACGAGGTGTGGCCGCGCCGCGACCAGCCCGTGCCGCCGGAGCTGCTGTCCTTCATGGACGGACTGGCCACGGAGTTCGGCCTGGAGAAGGTGGACGCGGCGAACCCGCTGCTGCGCCAGGTGGGCTGGCGCACGCGCGAGTCCGAGGTGGAGCAGGACTACTGGCGGCAGTGCGACAAGCCGTCCGCGCGCTTCTTCATGGAGGCCAACCCGGGCTACGTGGACGGGCACGGGCTCGTGACGCTGGTGCCGGCGACGGCGGGCAACATCCTGAGCGTGCTGCGGGTGCTGGGGGGCCGCTCGCTGCGCAAGCCGATGGATGCGCTGCGGGCGCTGGCGCGGCGGCTGCCGGGGGGCGCGAAGCTGCGGCGGTCCGAGGTGGTGCGTCAGCTGAAGGCGTCGCCGCTGTTCGCGCGCTTCGGCACGCAGGCGCTGGAGTCGCTGGCCGCGAGCGCGCAGGTGCTGGAGCTGCCGGCGGGCCGCTACGTGTTCCGCAAGGGTGACGCGAGCGACGAGCTGTACCTGCTGGCGCGGGGCGCGGCGTACGTGCTGGCGGAGGGTGGCGAGGACGTGGTGGTGAACCAGCTCGGCAGTGGGACGGTGTTCGGGGAGATTGCGATGTTGGGGGGCGAGCGGCGCTCGGCCTCGGTGCGCACGGCGGCGGCGTCCACGCTGGTGCGGATTCCGCGCGCGGCGCTGGCGCCGTTGCTGGAGTCGGACGCGGGGCTGCGCCAGAGCGTGTGGGGCACGTTCGCGGAGCGGCGCTTCGACGATTTGGTGCGGGGCATGGACCGCTACGCGCACCTGGGCCGCAAGGCGCGGCTCACCTGGCTGCAGCGCGGCGAGCAGGCGGAGTTGGCGCCGCGTCAGGAGCGGCTGCTGGAGCCGGGCTCGTACCTGTTGGTGCTGGCCGGCGCGGTGGAGCTGACGCACGCGGCGCCGAGGATGATGGCGCGAGGCACCATGCTGCTGGAGGTGGAGCGCCCGCTGCGCGTGGTGGCGCAGGAGCGCACGCAGCTCGTCGTCCTCCCCCGCCTCGCTTCGCCGGAGCTGCTCCGCGCGGTGGAGACGAGCGCCCCGCAGGCGCTGCCCATGCCCATCGCCGCGGTGGAGCTGCCTCGCGCGGCGGCGTGA
- a CDS encoding MBL fold metallo-hydrolase → MSLKTVSLAPDVLVVIGETYASNTTLFLDGRDVLMVDALGSRADAQALRRFVHEELHGRVRLAVCTHGFSDHLAALQAFPEALVVAHERFEDTFHAERFRSDEESGFFRAPELRLGGPMHVRWGKYALEVFPNAGHTASTLNIDVPELDLLFSADTAVGHMAYIAYGAPEAIDAALERSESRGRSRVIQGHGGVVSPKTLGSARHYLRTLEAAVREARGEPERVRAIRLGDCLPADVRGSDFEAFFHARNLDEVVARRLWR, encoded by the coding sequence ATGAGCCTCAAGACTGTGTCCCTGGCCCCGGATGTCCTGGTCGTCATCGGGGAGACGTATGCCTCCAACACCACCCTGTTCCTGGATGGGCGCGACGTGCTGATGGTGGACGCGCTCGGCAGCCGGGCGGACGCGCAGGCGCTGCGGCGCTTCGTCCATGAGGAGCTGCATGGCCGGGTGAGACTGGCCGTGTGTACGCACGGGTTCAGCGACCACCTCGCCGCGCTCCAGGCGTTTCCCGAGGCGCTGGTGGTGGCGCATGAGCGCTTCGAGGACACGTTCCACGCGGAGCGGTTCCGCTCGGACGAGGAGTCGGGGTTCTTCCGCGCGCCGGAGTTGCGGCTCGGCGGGCCCATGCACGTGCGGTGGGGAAAGTATGCGCTGGAGGTGTTCCCGAATGCGGGGCACACGGCGAGCACGCTGAACATCGACGTGCCGGAGTTGGACTTGCTGTTCTCCGCGGACACGGCGGTGGGGCACATGGCGTACATCGCGTACGGAGCGCCGGAGGCCATCGACGCGGCGCTGGAGCGCTCGGAGTCGCGGGGGCGCTCGCGCGTGATTCAGGGGCACGGCGGGGTGGTGTCACCGAAGACGCTGGGCTCGGCGCGGCACTACCTGCGGACGCTGGAGGCGGCGGTGCGCGAGGCGCGCGGAGAGCCGGAGCGGGTTCGGGCGATTCGGCTTGGGGACTGCCTGCCTGCGGACGTGCGCGGCAGTGACTTCGAGGCGTTCTTCCATGCGCGGAACCTCGATGAAGTGGTGGCTCGGCGACTGTGGCGGTGA
- a CDS encoding LysR family transcriptional regulator, which yields MRHLRLVAAVVDTGSVTAAARVLHLSQPALSHQLRDVEERLGAELFQRQGRRMVLTGPGKRVLEAARKVVSEVDAAEAEISRLTQQSQGLLRLATECYTAYHWLPSVLRRFSAKHPGVEVRIAVDATRRPVEALLAGELDLGIVSEPIRHRRLAGAPLFEDELMAVMAPDHPLAKKRVLHAEDFAREHVLLYSIPLTESTLFQQVLLPAGVTPARLSRVELTEAIVEMAKAGLGVAVLARWAVAPELARGTLAAVRVTKQGLRRHWHAAWPRTVRPAPYLTAFVELLAKAGPPMR from the coding sequence GTGAGACACCTGCGACTCGTGGCGGCGGTGGTGGATACCGGCTCCGTGACGGCGGCCGCCCGCGTGCTGCACCTGTCCCAGCCCGCGCTCAGCCACCAACTCCGCGACGTGGAGGAGCGCCTCGGCGCCGAGCTCTTCCAGCGCCAGGGCCGCCGCATGGTCCTCACCGGCCCCGGCAAGCGCGTGCTCGAAGCCGCACGCAAGGTGGTGTCGGAAGTAGACGCCGCCGAGGCCGAAATCTCGCGCCTCACCCAGCAGTCTCAGGGCCTCCTGCGCCTCGCCACCGAGTGCTACACCGCCTACCACTGGCTGCCCTCGGTGCTGCGGCGCTTCTCCGCGAAGCACCCGGGCGTGGAGGTCCGCATCGCCGTGGACGCCACGCGCCGTCCCGTGGAGGCGCTGCTCGCGGGAGAGCTGGACCTCGGCATCGTCAGCGAGCCCATCCGCCACCGCCGCCTCGCGGGCGCCCCGCTCTTCGAGGACGAGCTCATGGCCGTCATGGCCCCGGACCATCCGCTGGCGAAAAAGCGCGTGCTGCACGCGGAGGACTTCGCGCGGGAGCACGTGCTGCTCTACAGCATCCCCCTCACGGAGAGCACCCTCTTCCAGCAGGTGCTGCTGCCCGCCGGAGTCACTCCCGCGCGCCTGTCCCGCGTGGAGCTGACCGAGGCAATCGTGGAGATGGCGAAGGCCGGGCTCGGCGTCGCGGTGCTCGCGCGCTGGGCGGTGGCGCCGGAGCTGGCGCGCGGAACGCTGGCCGCCGTGCGCGTGACGAAGCAGGGCCTGCGCCGTCACTGGCACGCGGCGTGGCCGCGCACCGTGCGTCCCGCGCCGTACCTCACCGCCTTCGTGGAGTTGCTCGCGAAGGCAGGACCGCCGATGCGCTGA
- a CDS encoding lysophospholipid acyltransferase family protein: protein MLFIGAVLIWLVTLPFDRDGRVLHLYSCFWAQLYFYVNPLWRLKVDGRERLPWRGPAVLVSNHESLGDILVLFGLYRPFKWVSKAENFKLPLIGWNMRLNRYVPLVRGDKASIAQMMTDCEYWLARGVPILMFPEGTRSFDGQVKPFKDGAFVLAKKMNCPIIPVVLTGTARTLPKHGWVLDTKADCHVQVMPPVDPAGFHDVHALRDYVRDLIIAEKARLDSGVSTPAQA from the coding sequence GTGCTCTTCATCGGAGCCGTGCTCATCTGGCTCGTCACGCTGCCGTTCGACCGTGACGGACGGGTGCTGCACCTGTACTCGTGCTTCTGGGCGCAGCTCTACTTCTACGTCAACCCGCTCTGGCGCCTGAAGGTGGACGGCCGCGAGCGCCTGCCCTGGCGCGGCCCCGCCGTGCTCGTGTCCAACCACGAGTCGCTCGGCGACATCCTCGTCCTCTTCGGCCTCTACCGCCCCTTCAAGTGGGTCTCCAAGGCGGAGAACTTCAAGCTGCCCCTCATCGGCTGGAACATGCGGCTCAACCGCTACGTGCCGCTGGTGCGCGGGGACAAGGCCTCCATCGCCCAGATGATGACGGACTGTGAGTACTGGCTCGCGCGAGGCGTGCCCATCCTCATGTTCCCCGAGGGCACGCGCTCCTTCGACGGGCAGGTGAAGCCCTTCAAGGACGGCGCCTTCGTGCTGGCCAAGAAGATGAACTGCCCCATCATCCCCGTGGTCCTCACCGGCACCGCGCGCACGCTGCCCAAGCATGGCTGGGTGCTCGACACCAAGGCCGACTGCCACGTGCAGGTGATGCCCCCGGTGGACCCCGCCGGCTTCCACGACGTGCACGCCCTGCGTGATTACGTCCGTGACCTCATCATCGCGGAGAAGGCCCGCCTGGACTCGGGAGTGTCCACCCCCGCCCAGGCGTAG